Proteins encoded together in one Desulfosporosinus meridiei DSM 13257 window:
- a CDS encoding transposase has protein sequence MRLPSNSNDGFSSIRNSEDSKNYNLLHLDAMYDLMGKVYVDASVQPKKGMNEHKALVSMVDQSEISGTVIAIMDRGYEFNNIAHFQEKSWYYIIRAKESYGIISRLSLPNCPEYDEEITLTLTRHQTKERYRF, from the coding sequence AATTCAAATGATGGATTCTCCTCCATCAGGAACAGCGAAGATAGCAAAAATTACAATCTTTTGCATTTGGATGCTATGTATGACCTGATGGGCAAGGTTTATGTCGATGCATCCGTGCAACCCAAGAAAGGCATGAATGAGCATAAAGCCTTAGTATCCATGGTAGACCAGTCTGAAATCAGTGGAACTGTAATTGCAATCATGGATCGTGGATATGAATTCAACAATATCGCTCATTTTCAGGAGAAATCATGGTACTATATCATCCGGGCGAAAGAATCCTATGGGATTATATCAAGGCTTTCTCTACCAAATTGCCCGGAATACGATGAAGAAATCACGTTAACCCTCACCCGGCACCAAACCAAGGAACGTTATCGCTTCTAA